The Betaproteobacteria bacterium genome contains the following window.
GAACCCGCGCCCGGCAATGCAGGCGATGACGTCGTAATCCTTGCCGCTCTGGTCGCGCAGCGTGCGCAGCCGTTGGACTCGCGAAACCTTGTCGCGTGCCGTGCCGTCGTCCTCGGCCCGCGCGAGTTGACGGTGTTGGCTTGGAACAGCAAGGCGTTGTCGTCGTTACGCCGCAGTTCCTACAGGATTGGCCAAAAGGCAATAAGCCAGTGAGAAAACCCTTCTTAGGAAGGATGCCGCGTCAGATCCAGCTCAGACAACTCCGCTATGGCCACCAACTCTTCATAGACCGCCCCGATAAAGAGCAACGCCGGGCCGCCTTGGAGTTGCTTCGCGGCGTTCGCCAAATCGCACAGGCGCGCCGGAATGATGCGTTTTCCCGGCAAGGTGGCATGCTCGATCAGGACCGCGGGATGGGTACTTGGAAGTCCCGCTGCCATCAATGCTTCGGCGATGGCGCCGGCCTGCTGGCCTGCCATGTAGAGCACGACGGTATCGGCGGCGGCGGCGCTTCTTGCCCAAGGATGCTCGGTTTCCCCGTGGCCCACCCTGGGTGTCACGAAAAGGACGCTGCGGCTAACGCCACGTTGCGTGAGGGATTGCATCAAATCCGCGCTGGCGCCGAAGGCAGCGCTCACGCCGGGAATCACTTCAACTTGAATGCTCGCGGCGGTTAGCGCGTCCATTTCTTCGCGCGCGCGGCCGAAGAGCATGGGGTCGCCGCCTTTCAGGCGCACGACACATGCATGAATTTGAGCAGCATCGATGAGTCGCTGGTTGATGAACCGCTGGGCGGTGGATCGCTCGCCGCAACGCTTTCCCACGGATACCTTAATGGCTCGCGGGCAAAGATCGAGCATCGCTTCTTCCACCAATGCGTCGTAAAACACGATGTCCGCCTTCCCCAGCAATCGGGCGGCCCGTAACGTCAGTAAATCCGCGGCCCCCGGACCGGCCCCTACGAGATAAACGGTCCCCGGCACTAGCGAATGGTGCCGGCACCCACGGTGTGGTTGCTGCGCTCGTCGATGACCACGAAGGCACCCGTCACGCGGTTCTCTTCGTACAAATCGAAGACGAGGGGCTTGAGGGTCTTCAACTTCACGCGCGCGATGTCGTTCATCTCCAAGGTCTGGGGATTAGGGATGGTTTTGAGGGTTTCCACGTCGATGCGATGTTCCAGCCCCACGAACTTCGCCCGCACGCTATTCACACCCTGCTTGATGAGGTAGGGCTGGGAGATGAGGATAGGCTGCGCGTCGAACCAACACACGTCGGCCTCGATTTCTTGCGAGACCTTCGGCTTACCCTCGGCCGAGACGAACATGTCGCCTCGCGAGACGTCGATTTCTCGGTCCAAGCGCACGGTGACGGCGCGATCGGCGGGGGCCTCGTCCAACTGCCCGCCCGCGGTCACGATTTCCTCGATCTTGGCTTGCGCACCCGAGGGCAAGGACACAATGGTGTCACCCACTCGCAGGCGGCCGGATGCCACGGTGCCTTGATAGCCACGAAATTCGTCCTCGGTGAACCAACTTCCCTTCTGCACGTTGTCGCGGCGCGCGCGCACCACGCGCTGCACGGGAAAACGAAGGGATTCGCTCGCCTCGTCGTGGCGCGCCGGCACACTCTCCAAATACTCCAGCAACGCTGGTCCTTGATACCATCCTAGAGATTCGCCACGCCCCACGATCATGTCCCCCAACAAGGCCGACATGGGCATGGACAAGACTCCCTTGAATCCCAATGAGCTTGCGAACGCTTGAAACTCCGAGTCGATGACTTCGAAGCGTGCGCGCGACCAATCCACCAAATCCATCTTGTTGACCGCCAGCACGATGCGGGGAATACCGATCCAACGCGCGAGGAAGGCATGGCGCCGGGTTTGGGGCTGCAACCCATCACGTGCGTTCACCAGCAATACCGCCACGTCCGCGGTGCTGGCCGCCGTGACCATATTGCGCGTGTACTGCACATGGCCCGGCGAATCTCCGATGATGAACTTACGTTTGGCCGTGGAGAAGTAGCGGTAAGCCACATCGATGGTGATGCCTTGCTCGCGCTCCGCCAGCAAGCCGTCGGTGAGCAAGGAGAGATCGATTTCGCTGCTTCCGCGCTTACGCGAGGAAGCTTCCAGGGCGCTCACCTGGTCCGAGAGCAGGCTCTTGCTGTCGTAGAGCATGCGGCCTATGAGCGTGCTCTTGCCGTCGTCCACGCTACCTGCGGTGATGAAGCGCAAGAGTCCCGTATGAGTCCTCACTAAAAGTACCCTTCCTTCTTGCGCAACTCCATGGCGGCTTCGGTGGTTTGATCGTCCAAGCGCGTGGCCCCGCGCTCGGTGAGCGTGGTGAGTTCCGTTTCGCGCACGATTTCCTCAAGGCTCGAGGCCGTGGAAGCCACCGGCGCGGTGCAAGTAATGTCCCCCACCGTGCGGAAGCGCACAATGTGCTCCTCGATAACTTCTCCAGCCTTCGCCGGGGTTATGAAGGTGACGGGCACCAACGCGTTCTTGCGCCGGATCACCGAGCGTTTATGCGCGAAGTAGATGCTGGGTAGCGCAATGTCCTCGCGCTGGATGTATTGCCATACATCCAACTCGGTCCAGTTGGAGATAGGGAACACGCGCACGTTCTCCCAGCGGT
Protein-coding sequences here:
- the cobA gene encoding uroporphyrinogen-III C-methyltransferase produces the protein MPGTVYLVGAGPGAADLLTLRAARLLGKADIVFYDALVEEAMLDLCPRAIKVSVGKRCGERSTAQRFINQRLIDAAQIHACVVRLKGGDPMLFGRAREEMDALTAASIQVEVIPGVSAAFGASADLMQSLTQRGVSRSVLFVTPRVGHGETEHPWARSAAAADTVVLYMAGQQAGAIAEALMAAGLPSTHPAVLIEHATLPGKRIIPARLCDLANAAKQLQGGPALLFIGAVYEELVAIAELSELDLTRHPS
- a CDS encoding sulfate adenylyltransferase is translated as MRTHTGLLRFITAGSVDDGKSTLIGRMLYDSKSLLSDQVSALEASSRKRGSSEIDLSLLTDGLLAEREQGITIDVAYRYFSTAKRKFIIGDSPGHVQYTRNMVTAASTADVAVLLVNARDGLQPQTRRHAFLARWIGIPRIVLAVNKMDLVDWSRARFEVIDSEFQAFASSLGFKGVLSMPMSALLGDMIVGRGESLGWYQGPALLEYLESVPARHDEASESLRFPVQRVVRARRDNVQKGSWFTEDEFRGYQGTVASGRLRVGDTIVSLPSGAQAKIEEIVTAGGQLDEAPADRAVTVRLDREIDVSRGDMFVSAEGKPKVSQEIEADVCWFDAQPILISQPYLIKQGVNSVRAKFVGLEHRIDVETLKTIPNPQTLEMNDIARVKLKTLKPLVFDLYEENRVTGAFVVIDERSNHTVGAGTIR